The window GCACGGTCGGCCATCGCCGGTGAGGCGAGCCGGGCGCGATGCTGGACCAGGCGGGCGAGCTGGGCGTAGTGCACGTACAACCTCCAGCGCCGTGGCGGGATACTCGCGTGCGCTGGGCTTGCCCCGATGGTCGGGCTTCGAACCCTCAATTGGTGACAATTCGTCCCTGCATGGTCACGGAGCGATAGGAGAAGGGGTCGCACCGCCGACGGCACGTTGGGAGGGACCGTCGACGGGTAGGGCAGGCTCATGACCACTTCTGACGACGCCCCTCCCACCCCGGCCGACGACGCGGTCCGCGACCGGCTCGCTGACAGCGACCTCGCGGCGAAGCCGCCGGCGATGCCGGACGCCGAGCGGCTCGAGTCGGCGCTGCGCGAGGGCGGCCCGCTGGTGCACGACGACCCGGAGCGGGAGCAGGCACGCCGGGCGCAGCCGACCGAGGACGGCCCGGGGACCTCGCTGACCTGACAGCACCACGCCGGCCGAGCAGCCGGCCGGGTCGCGGTGGCCTCCCGGTGGGGCAGGCCACCCTCCCGGCCGGCGGCCGGACGGAAGCATGCCGGGCCCTTCGTGCGTTGACGTCTCTGCTATGACAATCGAGACGAGGCTGCAGACGACGCAGCAGACGCACCCGGGGGCTCCCACCCCCTCCGACGACTCTAACCGTGCAGCCGACGCGGCGACGCCGGTGTCCGAGCAGGACCTCGACCTCGCCGCCCCGACCGCTGACCTGGTCCGCCTCTACCTCGATGACATCGGGCGGACCCCGCTCCTCACCGCGGCCGAGGAGGTAGAGCTCTCCCAGCGCATCGAGGCCGGTGTCTACGCCGAGCACCTGCTCAAGGAGGCGCCCAGCGACCTCGACGCCGAGCGGCGGGCCCAGCTCGAGGCGCTCGTCCGGGACGGCCTGCGGGCCAAGGACCAGATGCTGCGGGCCAACCTGCGGCTCGTCGTGTCGGTGGCCAAGAAGCACAGCCACCGCGGGCTGCCCTTCCTCGACGTCGTCCAGGAGGGCAACCTCGGCCTGGTCCGGGCGGTGGAGAAGTTCGACTACCGCAAGGGCTACAAGTTCTCGACGTACGCCACCTGGTGGATCCGGCAGGCGATCGGGCGCGGGCTGGCCGAGCAGGCGCGCACCATCCGGCTGCCCGTCCACGTGCACGAGCAGATCGGCAAGCTGACCCGCGCCCTGCGCGAGCTGTCGAGCAAGCTCGAGCGCGAGCCCACGGACGAGGAGATCGCCGAAGCGCTCGGCTGGGACGTCGCGGACGTCGTGTCGCTGCGCCGTGTGGGGCGCGAGGCGATCAGCCTCGACACCCCGGTCGGCGACGACATGGACACCAGCGTCGGCGAGCTCGTCGTCGACACCGACGCCGTCACCGCTGTGGAGGCGGTCGAGCACCGCGCGATGCTGCGCGAGCTGCACCGAGCGATCGCGACGCTGCCGGAGCGGGAGGCGGCCATCGTGCGGCTCCGTTACGGGCTGCTCGACGGCCGGGCACGCACGTTGGACGAGATCGGCCGCGAGCTGGGCCTGACCCGCGAGCGGATCCGCCAGCTGGAGAAGGAGGCGCTGGCCAAGCTGCGCCACCCGTCGGCGACCCGGGACCTGCTCGACTGGGCGAGCTGACCCCGGGCGGCAGTGTCGGCCTGGTCCATGCTGGCTCCATGGAGCTGTGGGAGCTGGCCCTCGTCGCGCTGGCGATGCTGGTGGGCCTGGTCGGAGTGCTCGTCCCGGTCCTGCCCGGCCTGGCCGTCATCTGGGCGGCCGGGCTGGTGTGGGCCTGGCTGGAGGACGGCGTCGCGCCCTGGCTCGTGCTGGCCGCCGTCACCGCGGTGCTGGGCGCCGGCACGACGGCGAAGTACGTCCTCCCGGCCCGGGCGCTGCGCGGCTCAGGAGCGCCCACGTCGACGGTCCTTGCCGGGGCGGCGCTCGGCGTCGTGGGCTTCTTCGTCCTGCCGGTCGTGGGCCTGCCCCTCGGCTTCGTCGGCGGGGTCTACCTCGCCGAGCAGGCGCGGCTGCGCGCGCCGCGCGCGGCCTGGGCCAGCACGGTGGTGACGCTCAAGGGCATCGGCATCGGTGTGCTCCTCGAGCTGGCCGCCGGCCTGGTCGCCGTCGGGCTGTGGACGGTCTCGGCGCTGATCATCGCCGCCTGACGCCCGGGACGGCACCAGGCCCGGCCGCGAGGCGCCCAGGCACCGGCAGCGGCACCAGCCGAAGGCCCCCTGCGTCGACCAGCAGCTCGCAGACCTGGTGACCCGCGGGGCCGCCGCGTACGCCGAGCACGGCCACCGTTCGCGCGAGCCGGTCGCCGAGGTCGAGGTGGCGCAGCAGCAGCACGCCGTCGGCCGCGGCCAGCAGCTCGGGATGGAGGTCCTGCGGGTCTCCGATCAGCGGCTGGGTGGACGTGGTGAGCAGCGTGGTGCCGCCGGTCGCCCGCAGCACCGCGTCCAAGCCGCGTACCAGCTCCGCGAAGACGACCTCCGACGCGGCCCGCTGCACGGCTCCGAGCCCGTCCACGACGACGCGGGCCGGCGCGAGCTCCTCGACTGCGAGCTGCACCGCCACGAGCATCTCCTCGGGCGCCTCGGGGCGCACGGGCAGGAACCGGAGGTGGCCCTTTCGCTCCGCCGCCTCGAGCCGGTAGCCCGCCCCGGCCGTCGCATGGAGCACCTGCTCCCGGGTGCGGTCGCACGCGACGAAGAGCACGGGCCCGTTCTCGCCGGCAGTGGGCTCGACCGCGCAGGCGAACGACGCGGCGAGCAGCGTCTTGCCCGACGCGGCCGGTCCCGCGACCAGCAGCACCGACCCGCGGTACGCCCCGCCACCGCACAGCTCGTCGAGCTGCGAGCTGCCGAGCGGGACCCGGTCGTTGCCGGGCCGCGGGAGCGGTCGCCCGCCGCGCCCGGGCAGGACGACGACGCCTCGCCGCGGGTGGACGGAGAAGGGGTGCTCGCCGCCGCGGTGGCCCGCCCCGCGCATCTTCAGCACCTCGATGGTCCTGCGCCGGCGCTCCCCCTGCAGCCGGTTGCGCAGGACCACGACGTTGTCGGCGACGAACTGTCCGATGCCGGTCAGGGTGAGCCGTGGGTCGGCCTCGGCCGTCTCCGCCGTG of the Motilibacter aurantiacus genome contains:
- a CDS encoding DUF456 domain-containing protein, which encodes MELWELALVALAMLVGLVGVLVPVLPGLAVIWAAGLVWAWLEDGVAPWLVLAAVTAVLGAGTTAKYVLPARALRGSGAPTSTVLAGAALGVVGFFVLPVVGLPLGFVGGVYLAEQARLRAPRAAWASTVVTLKGIGIGVLLELAAGLVAVGLWTVSALIIAA
- a CDS encoding sigma-70 family RNA polymerase sigma factor; this translates as MTIETRLQTTQQTHPGAPTPSDDSNRAADAATPVSEQDLDLAAPTADLVRLYLDDIGRTPLLTAAEEVELSQRIEAGVYAEHLLKEAPSDLDAERRAQLEALVRDGLRAKDQMLRANLRLVVSVAKKHSHRGLPFLDVVQEGNLGLVRAVEKFDYRKGYKFSTYATWWIRQAIGRGLAEQARTIRLPVHVHEQIGKLTRALRELSSKLEREPTDEEIAEALGWDVADVVSLRRVGREAISLDTPVGDDMDTSVGELVVDTDAVTAVEAVEHRAMLRELHRAIATLPEREAAIVRLRYGLLDGRARTLDEIGRELGLTRERIRQLEKEALAKLRHPSATRDLLDWAS
- a CDS encoding ATPase domain-containing protein gives rise to the protein MTAPGPAGAQGTHGAPPTAHPSPHEQRGPAEHADPELARVETGIPGFDVISGGGLPRGRATLVSGEAGAAKTVFAAQFLAEGVRRGQPAVFVSLEEPADELRANLSTLGWPIADWERQELWSFVDASPVVVGESAEAFTDYSLETLAAQIGRAVDATGAVRLAIDSLDAVLLRSAGTEVVRGQLRRLVAELRRLGLTVVLTAETAEADPRLTLTGIGQFVADNVVVLRNRLQGERRRRTIEVLKMRGAGHRGGEHPFSVHPRRGVVVLPGRGGRPLPRPGNDRVPLGSSQLDELCGGGAYRGSVLLVAGPAASGKTLLAASFACAVEPTAGENGPVLFVACDRTREQVLHATAGAGYRLEAAERKGHLRFLPVRPEAPEEMLVAVQLAVEELAPARVVVDGLGAVQRAASEVVFAELVRGLDAVLRATGGTTLLTTSTQPLIGDPQDLHPELLAAADGVLLLRHLDLGDRLARTVAVLGVRGGPAGHQVCELLVDAGGLRLVPLPVPGRLAAGPGAVPGVRRR